A window of Pseudomonadota bacterium contains these coding sequences:
- a CDS encoding type II toxin-antitoxin system YafQ family toxin, with translation MLPIRSTSKFKKDLKRAIKPNRNIKKLQQILTRLAIPAPLPKKHQDHKLKGEWVDFRECHIETDWLMIYTISDFELRPVRIGTHSELFD, from the coding sequence ATGCTCCCGATTCGTTCAACATCCAAATTTAAAAAAGATTTGAAAAGAGCCATAAAACCAAATCGAAATATAAAAAAGCTACAACAGATTCTTACGCGATTAGCCATTCCTGCTCCCCTGCCCAAAAAACATCAAGACCATAAACTAAAGGGAGAATGGGTTGACTTTCGGGAATGCCATATTGAAACTGACTGGCTCATGATTTATACAATATCAGATTTCGAACTTAGACCGGTTCGCATTGGTACACATTCTGAACTGTTTGATTAA
- a CDS encoding type II toxin-antitoxin system RelB/DinJ family antitoxin, whose protein sequence is MAKTAMTHARLTPEIKEQAEAILKELGISISTAYEMFYRQIIAQQGIPFDLHIPNKDTLQAMRDARDGKGNRYENVEKMFKDLKI, encoded by the coding sequence ATGGCAAAAACGGCAATGACTCACGCTCGGCTTACGCCGGAGATAAAAGAACAAGCTGAAGCTATCCTGAAAGAACTGGGGATTTCTATTTCAACCGCATACGAAATGTTTTATCGACAGATTATTGCTCAACAAGGCATTCCATTTGACCTGCATATACCCAACAAAGATACACTTCAGGCAATGAGAGACGCAAGAGATGGCAAAGGGAATCGATATGAAAATGTAGAAAAAATGTTCAAAGATCTGAAAATCTGA